In Methanoregula sp., a single genomic region encodes these proteins:
- a CDS encoding translation initiation factor IF-2 subunit alpha, which produces MQDREWPQEAELVVCTVVNVKDFVAFVSLDEYGGRPGLIPISEIATGWIKYIRDHIREGQKIVCKVLNVDRSRGHIDLSLKDVNEHQRREKIREWKNESKAQKWLGFAAEQSGEDAKTIEDEIFGKYGSFYPVFEDLVIDPETTVKKLGFSKKVSEALLHVAKENVKVPRVEVTGHLQLTCSVSDGISVIKKALKSAEPKIAGVDIELLYLGAPLYRIKVTAPDYKKAEKAIEKAANAAIVVVEKAGGEGKLIKKPKSGKSQ; this is translated from the coding sequence ATGCAGGACAGAGAGTGGCCCCAGGAAGCAGAACTTGTCGTTTGCACAGTAGTAAACGTAAAGGACTTTGTAGCGTTTGTATCGCTGGATGAGTATGGTGGCCGCCCGGGGCTCATCCCCATCTCTGAAATTGCAACAGGCTGGATCAAGTATATCCGTGACCACATCCGTGAGGGCCAGAAGATCGTCTGCAAGGTCCTCAATGTTGACCGGAGCCGTGGTCACATTGACCTCTCCTTAAAAGACGTCAACGAACACCAGCGGCGCGAGAAGATCCGCGAGTGGAAGAACGAGTCCAAAGCGCAGAAATGGCTTGGGTTTGCCGCGGAACAGTCCGGTGAAGATGCCAAAACAATCGAAGATGAGATCTTCGGTAAATACGGGTCATTCTATCCGGTCTTTGAAGATCTCGTAATTGACCCTGAGACAACCGTAAAGAAACTCGGATTTTCAAAGAAGGTTTCCGAGGCTCTCCTGCATGTGGCTAAGGAGAATGTCAAGGTGCCCCGGGTAGAAGTCACCGGGCACCTGCAACTTACCTGTTCGGTCTCTGACGGTATCTCGGTGATCAAGAAGGCATTAAAAAGTGCAGAGCCTAAAATTGCCGGTGTTGATATCGAACTTCTTTATCTCGGCGCACCGCTTTACCGGATCAAGGTAACTGCTCCGGACTATAAAAAAGCGGAAAAAGCGATCGAGAAAGCAGCTAATGCTGCGATTGTCGTCGTCGAGAAAGCAGGCGGCGAAGGCAAACTCATCAAGAAACCGAAATCCGGGAAGAGTCAATGA
- a CDS encoding RNA-protein complex protein Nop10 codes for MSGRIRRCPADQIYTLSLTCPACGKPTVVAHPARYSPEDKYGKYRRLAKHD; via the coding sequence ATGAGTGGTCGAATCCGGCGTTGCCCAGCGGATCAAATCTATACCCTTTCTTTAACCTGTCCAGCCTGCGGCAAGCCAACGGTTGTGGCGCATCCTGCCCGTTATTCACCTGAAGACAAGTACGGCAAGTACCGTAGGCTGGCAAAACATGATTGA
- a CDS encoding 30S ribosomal protein S27e has translation MVRVIRENRSKFYKVKCPDCENEQTVFEKSSTVVKCVVCGHDLATPSGGKASIKAEIVSELK, from the coding sequence ATGGTACGCGTGATTCGGGAGAACCGGAGTAAATTTTACAAGGTAAAGTGTCCTGACTGTGAGAACGAGCAGACCGTCTTTGAAAAGTCAAGCACGGTAGTCAAGTGTGTTGTCTGCGGGCACGACCTTGCAACCCCATCGGGGGGCAAGGCGAGCATCAAGGCTGAGATCGTCTCAGAGCTCAAGTGA
- a CDS encoding proteasome assembly chaperone family protein, which translates to MIEDITVSYLESFKDKHPVEPILIEGLPGIGQVGKLVAEYMIHMLKAEKIGEIHSIYFPPQVLLDENGLARLARNELFLYASEGHDIIFLVGDHQSTSNEGHYILADQYCDIAETLKVKRIYTLGGFGVGHLVNEPRVLGAVNRAELRPELEEAGVTFNRDEPGGGIIGAAGLMLGLSAQRGIDAVCLMGETSGYLVDPMSAANVLGVLSKLIDVPVDPTKLNDRATEMEKVIEGLVEGEKMQKDEELSYIG; encoded by the coding sequence ATGATTGAGGACATCACGGTCAGTTATCTTGAGAGTTTCAAGGACAAGCACCCGGTCGAACCAATCCTTATCGAAGGCCTGCCCGGCATAGGTCAGGTTGGCAAGCTGGTGGCCGAGTACATGATCCACATGCTCAAGGCCGAGAAGATCGGTGAGATTCACTCGATCTATTTTCCCCCGCAGGTGCTTCTTGACGAAAATGGCCTTGCCCGGCTGGCGAGAAACGAGCTTTTCCTGTATGCATCTGAAGGCCATGACATTATCTTTCTCGTAGGCGATCACCAGAGCACGTCAAACGAAGGGCACTATATCCTTGCCGACCAGTACTGCGATATTGCTGAAACGCTCAAGGTAAAACGCATCTACACGCTCGGGGGTTTTGGGGTCGGGCATCTCGTGAACGAGCCCCGGGTCCTGGGTGCTGTCAACCGTGCGGAACTCCGCCCGGAACTTGAAGAAGCCGGTGTCACGTTCAACCGGGATGAACCCGGAGGCGGGATTATCGGGGCTGCCGGCCTTATGCTCGGGCTCTCTGCCCAGCGGGGTATCGATGCAGTCTGCCTGATGGGCGAGACGAGCGGGTATCTCGTTGACCCGATGAGTGCGGCAAACGTGCTGGGCGTGCTCTCGAAACTGATCGATGTCCCTGTCGACCCCACAAAACTCAATGACCGGGCTACCGAGATGGAGAAGGTCATCGAGGGTCTTGTTGAAGGCGAGAAGATGCAGAAAGATGAAGAGCTAAGTTATATCGGGTGA